A region of Paramormyrops kingsleyae isolate MSU_618 chromosome 17, PKINGS_0.4, whole genome shotgun sequence DNA encodes the following proteins:
- the LOC111848996 gene encoding dapper homolog 3-like, producing the protein MQGAFSLPVTADRSRNKERIEASLAGLCKLELLKQRQECLVLGALSFGDTVPGHPARGDLQPPLSAPSGPMPGQDDLTLRRQLNSLQCAPWGLVTALEQQVGELKVDTETASADSLGDAGDSRPSSGFYEQSEGQSPLGFSDPSAFDELSPGHARAMWMASAQRPKSVGDIFAANRGGLLDYVPRGAVPRSFSVPHASLKGIAEGGEVEPWPWDPRYPAGFESETYGEDFQQVLRVERYILGLIQRYTLAPRPSRSRGGLALEARAISRQNSLCWTKIPPALERSDMPQNLGRQVQPSHSTEQGQSRGVAQALEDFLPLLRARPTPSHLNDLHQASLDFSRRALKPNRGQEVSSQRYYLPYSHQVPGEQLVKAQCIPGQARQTLASTSTHWPSVFSNSGWTLHAPKHLRPRPETSVKKCYPGEEHPPSMKQGRTACRSQSENSLLDHQSTEHKYNTVEQDQLKGSQAQPEGSQPVSTVDRCWHSTQEINQEAEPLGGHASRHGHRPYPPPTYCYSSGLLHPQQGVGYTECAACHTADGCIKPGLRDTESSTSEADSAGSSSLSSDSDEGGSLVWPQQLLPRLIPPLAPAQASEPGAFTKIKASHALKKKILRFRNGSLKVMTTV; encoded by the exons ATGCAAGGCGCCTTCTCTCTCCCCGTGACAGCAGATCGCAGTCGGAATAAGGAGCGCATTGAGGCGAGCCTGGCGGGGCTCTGCAAACTGGAGCTTCTGAAGCAGAGGCAGGAGTGCCTGGTTCTCGGCGCTTTGTCTTTCGGGGACACCGTCCCGGGGCACCCCGCCCGCGGCGACCTGCAGCCTCCCCTCTCCGCCCCCTCGGGGCCCATGCCAGGGCAAGATGACTTGACTTTGAGACGCCAGTTG AACAGCTTGCAGTGCGCCCCCTGGGGGCTAGTGACAGCTCTGGAGCAGCAAGTGGGGGAACTGAAGGTGGATACGGAAACAGCCTCCGCCGACTCGCTTGGTGATGCTGGAGACAGCCGGCCCAGCTCAG GGTTTTACGAGCAGAGTGAGGGTCAGTCGCCGCTGGGCTTCTCCGATCCCTCTGCTTTTGATGAGCTCTCTCCCGGCCACGCCCGGGCCATGTGGATGGCCAGTGCGCAAAGACCCAAGTCTGTCG GGGACATCTTTGCTGCCAATAGGGGGGGCTTGCTAGATTATGTGCCTCGTGGCGCGGTGCCACGGTCCTTCTCCGTCCCTCACGCGTCTCTGAAGGGCATCGCAGAGGGTGGGGAGGTGGAACCCTGGCCTTGGGACCCAAGGTATCCAGCTGGATTTGAGTCGGAAACCTACGGAGAGGACTTCCAGCAAGTTCTGCGCGTGGAGAGATATATCCTGGGCTTGATCCAGCGATACACCCTGGCCCCCCGGCCCAGCAGGTCTCGCGGCGGCCTCGCACTCGAGGCCAGGGCCATTTCCAGACAAAACAGTCTCTGCTGGACGAAGATTCCTCCTGCACTGGAACGCAGTGACATGCCACAGAATCTGGGCCGCCAGGTGCAGCCAAGTCACAGTACAGAGCAAGGGCAAAGCAGAGGGGTGGCCCAGGCTCTGGAGGACTTCCTGCCTCTGCTCCGTGCTCGACCCACACCTTCACACCTGAATGACCTACACCAGGCTTCCCTAGACTTTTCCCGCAGGGCTCTAAAACCCAACCGCGGACAGGAAGTGTCTTCCCAGAGGTACTATCTACCCTATTCTCACCAAGTACCAGGTGAACAGTTAGTGAAGGCTCAGTGCATTCCTGGCCAGGCACGGCAAACTCTAGCCTCTACCTCCACACACTGGCCTTCTGTGTTTTCCAATTCAGGCTGGACTTTGCATGCCCCCAAACATCTCAGGCCCAGACCGGAGACATCTGTGAAGAAATGCTACCCTGGGGAGGAGCACCCTCCCTCGATGAAACAAGGCCGAACGGCCTGCCGCTCCCAGTCGGAGAACAGTCTGTTGGACCATCAGTCTACTGAACACAAGTACAACACTGTAGAGCAAGATCAGCTGAAGGGGAGCCAAGCCCAACCAGAAGGGTCCCAGCCAGTCAGTACAGTGGACAGATGCTGGCACTCCACACAGGAGATCAACCAAGAGGCGGAGCCTCTGGGTGGCCACGCCTCCAGGCACGGCCATAGGCCATACCCTCCCCCTACCTATTGCTACTCCTCTGGGCTCTTGCATCCTCAACAGGGAGTCGGATACACTGAGTGTGCAGCTTGTCATACAGCAGATGGCTGCATCAAACCAGGTCTCAGAGACACCGAATCAAGCACGAGCGAAGCAGATTCCGCCGGTTCCAGCTCCTTATCCAGCGACTCCGACGAGGGCGGGAGTCTGGTGTGGCCCCAGCAACTGCTCCCTCGGCTAATTCCACCCTTGGCTCCTGCCCAGGCCTCGGAGCCCGGGGCGTTCACGAAGATCAAGGCCTCGCACGCCCTCAAGAAGAAGATCCTGCGTTTCCGCAACGGTTCCCTCAAAGTCATGACCACAGTCTGA
- the LOC111849233 gene encoding stonustoxin subunit alpha-like: MTSNNIQIAALGRPLHPGMLYDCRNDSFIPGVTLWDAEDIEKNMTVHEQNQTKSEITASDSLSKKSSLLDVSASLKASFLGGLVEVGGSAKYLKDTLTTESQCRVTMHYSQKTVFKQLNMKNIGKITCADVIKHGTATHVVTGVLYGADAFMVFNQTASRNEDKQEIQGTLEVMIKKIPLIPISGSGKLQMTDEEQKKVEKFQCTFYGDVILKENPTTYMEAVKVYKDLPKLLGERGEKAVPMTVWLYPLKYLDKRAAKLVREISENLIIKVETVMEDLQRATITVNELLQISETIQATDIQDKLKTFQEMLRQYEITVQKKMSVLIPTIHNGETGEDTLVQILKSHSSSPFTTEMMKKWLDEKQSECEVLRSYTDAFENQKNVQIVSPAQYNGFICNPQYEAIITFAFTSLKYEEPYILDLTKFLHSEELMKQMNTEVSIGKAIMDDKSTPWFLTPDVSQTMRDTFYLFKEFSDVNKEEKKSKFVITYISDPTHPGASIYLHQRGKLVDTQYKPIIKPATPEVLDTGEYNISLKLQSSPALKPMQFKVDCKKEDGGQGWNNITPPRKQTSWIIPWTQPDTVFLLRFSPVSESPSTVTP; encoded by the exons ATGACCAGCAATAATATCCAGATCGCAGCCCTTGGACGACCGTTGCACCCAGGAATGCTGTATGACTGTCGCAATGACAGCTTCATTCCAG GTGTCACATTGTGGGATGCTGAAGATATTGAAAAGAACATGACCGTACATGAACAGAACCAAACAAAATCTGAAATCACTGCCTCTGACTCTCTTAGTAAGAAGTCCAGCCTGCTGGATGTAAGTGCCTCCCTGAAGGCGAGTTTCTTAGGGGGCCTGGTTGAGGTAGGAGGGTCAGCAAAGTATCTCAAAGACACACTGACCACGGAAAGTCAGTGTAGAGTGACTATGCATTACAGCCAGAAGACTGTGTTTAAGCAGCTCAATATGAAGAATATTGGCAAAATAACTTGTGCAGATGTGATTAAACATGGAACAGCCACTCATGTTGTCACAGGTGTGCTGTATGGAGCTGATGCCTTCATGGTTTTTAATCAGACTGCTTCCAGGAATGAAGATAAGCAGGAAATTCAGGGTACATTGGAAGTCATGATCAAGAAAATTCCATTAATTCCTATCAGTGGCAGCGGAAAACTGCAAATGACAGATGAGGAACAGAAAAAGGTGGAGAAATTCCAGTGCACCTTCTATGGTGATGTCATACTGAAAGAAAATCCAACTACCTACATGGAAGCAGTTAAAGTGTATAAAGACCTGCCAAAGCTTCtaggagagagaggagagaaggCTGTCCCAATGACAGTGTGGCTTTACCCTCTGAAGTACCTGGACAAGAGAGCAGCCAAGTTAGTGAGGGAGATCAGTGAGAACTTGATTATAAAGGTGGAAACTGTCATGGAAGACCTTCAGAGAGCTACCATCACAGTCAATGAGTTGCTGCAAATCAGTGAGACCATTCAGGCTACTGATATACAGGacaaactgaaaacatttcaggaGATGCTCAGGCAATACGAGATAACTGTCCAGAAAAAGATGTCAGTGCTTATTCCAACTATCCATAATGGAGAGACCGGTGAAGACACATTGGTGCAAATTCTTAAATCCCACTCCAGCTCACCTTTTACAACAGAAATGATGAAGAAATGGCTGGATGAAAAGCAGAGTGAATGTGAGGTGCTCAGATCTTACACTGATGCctttgaaaatcaaaaaaatgTCCAAATAGTGTCTCCTGCACAGTATAATGGATTTATTTGCAACCCGCAGTATGAGGCAATCATCACATTTGCCTTCACCTCCCTGAAGTACGAAGAGCCATACATTTTGGATCTCACAAAATTTCtccattctgaagagctcatgAAACAAATGAACACTGAAGTTTCCATTGGGAAAGCCATTATGGATGACAAGTCTACCCCATGGTTTCTCACACCTGACGTATCACAGACCATGAGAGACACTTTTTACCTGTTCAAAGAATTTTCGGATGTCAacaaagaagaaaagaaaagcaaatTCGTCATCACCTACATCTCTGACCCCACTCATCCTGGGGCCTCCATCTATCTCCATCAAAGAGGGAAGCTGGTGGATACCCAGTACAAACCCATAATAAAACCAGCTACACCTGAAGTACTTGACACTGGGGAATACAATATATCCTTGAAGCTGCAGTCATCTCCAGCCTTAAAGCCTATGCAATTCAAAGTGGACTGCAAGAAGGAAGATGGAGGGCAAGGCTGGAATAATATAACCCCACCGAGAAAGCAGACGTCATGGATCATCCCATGGACGCAGCCAGACACTGTGTTCCTTCTAAGGTTCTCGCCAGTCTCAGAGTCACCAAGCACAGTGACACCC